Part of the Zingiber officinale cultivar Zhangliang chromosome 6A, Zo_v1.1, whole genome shotgun sequence genome, TATTTGCTAGCATTCATAAAATGAAACAATGTTTTGGCATAATTTTCGATCTTCACACTATCGAATTCCAAGTCACCTTCGAACCTCTTGGCATAAGAAATTGATAAGCATTTGCAACTCCTTTTGCTTCCCCAACAAACCAATCCATCTTTATCATGTTTGCTCTACTAATTCCATTTGAGGTTCTTAAGATTTTGTTCCAGATTTCTACAAGTCTTTTGATCAAGGGTGAGCCCGAAGTCTTGGTTTCCCATGTCCAAAAATCAACCCCTTTCATATAATGTAGATACACCCACTTGACCCATAAGGAATCTGTTTTAACATTGATATCCCATAATATTTTGTTTAACAAAACCTCATTCTATGTGAGAAGGACCCTAAGTCCATATCTCATATCTTGCTTTGATAAACAAATCTTTAACTAAGATATAGATAGATGTTTTGAAGACCAAACAAGCATCCGACAAATTACTTTGATCTTGTCAATTACACCACTAGGAATCAAAAACATTGAAAACCATAAACACACCATACATTGGAGAACCTTACCCACCAATTCCAAACGTCTGAcgtataataaggtatgcttaaGCCAAACATTTATCTTTCTTGTGATAACATCTAGGAGAGGCTCATAGTTGGCAATCCTCAACTTTTCCACCgataataaaatgcctaagtacagaaagaaaataaacattctTGAAATCCCATGAGACCAAAAAGTTAGCTCTTTAAACTTGGATCCACACTAGGCATGTAAACTTGTGTCTTTTAAGGATTTGCCCACAACCCTGAGATCTCTTCAAAATAGTCCAAACATTCTACTGTGTTGTGTAGATGATATATCCACTCGGCAAAAGAACATTAAATCATCCGTATAAACAAGATGCGCAATGTCCACCTCCTTACACAATGAATGATATGGAAAGATGACAATGTAGCAGTGATCTTGAGCTTCCTTGACAACACTTCAAAGCATAGGCCGAACAACAAGAGAGAGAGGGGGTCCCCTTGCCTAAATCCTCTTTTACCACTAAAGAAACCATATATCTTATCATTTAGAGAAATTGAATAAGATGCCATAGTGACGCATTCTTTGATCCAATTACAATATCGTTAGGGAAAACTAAAACTAACGAGAGCCGACATAAGAAAATCTCAATCAACCCTATCAAAAGTTTTCTTCAAGTCCATCTTGATCATGCATTTAGGGGATAGATAGCTTTTTGCGTGCATACTTCTGAAGTAATTCTTGAGTTAAGTATATGTTATCCCCTATAGAATGTCCCTTGATGAATGCTACTTGAGCTGGATCCAATAAGAAATCCAAAACTTCAGATATCCAGCAAGGATCTTTGTAATAACTTTGTAGTACACGTTGCAGCACGAAATTGGCCTATAGTCCAAGACACCCACAACATTGTCTCCTTTTGGCACAAGTGATATCAAAGAGTTGTTCCATTTCTTGAGTAGCTCGCTATTTTGAAAGAATTCCTACACGGCTGCAATGAAATCATTACCAACAATATCCCAAGAGGAGGTAATGTAGTTTAGACCATAACCATCTAGTCCCAGAGCCTTCCCCCATCCAATATCACGTAGAGCAACCCTTATTTCTTCAAGGTCAACCGACTTGCATAAGTTTTCAGATGACCCCATGGTGAGTTTCCTACTCGTGAGCTCATTGCTGCCTAAGATGTTGCATGTGTCATTTTGGCCAAGCAAACTATAAAAATAATCAACAAACTCTTCCGCTACTTCCCCTATGCTTGTGGTTTGTTCTCCATTCCTTTTCTTGAGTATGATCACATATTTTTGTTGTTCCTTTTTACCATGTCATGGAAGAATTTTGTACATTTATTGGCACTTCTCAAGTAGACATTTTTTGCTCTTTGCTGATAAAATTGTACTCTTTCAGCTTTCGTTAGTAAGTTGACTTTCTTTCTTATGTGACTACTCCATAGGGGttggatcatcatctaggatgcCTCTTTGAGCTTCTTCTAGGTCTACCTTTGCTCTTTTTGCTTTCTCCGAAATGTGTCTAAAGTGCTTCTTGTTTAGCTCTGTCAAACATCCTTTCAATCAGAACAACTTTGTTTTGAAAATACATTGGGCATTTCCCATTACTAGGATTGGCCAAGAGTCTTCTACACCCTTCTTAAAATCTTCATGCAATGATCACATGGTGAGGAATTTGAAAGCTCTATTTAATGGTCGTCCTTGGCTAAAGTGTGTACAATGGTTCATGAATGATCCAAGATACATCTAGACGTCATAAAACTCCATATAAATATCAAAATCTACCATCAATCAAAAGGGGTTTACTAAATCTAACTCTATCTAACTTACAAGAAACATTATCATTTGATCATGTAAAACGACATCCAATGGACTGGAAATTAACTAAACCATAAGTTTGTGTAAAAATTTACAAGTCTCTCATTTCATGATTTGTAATGAAAGAATCCTGTTACTTTTCATGAATAGATAAATACGAATTGAAAGGCCTATAATCATCCATGCAACATGATATCTCCTTTAATTTGTTGCGTGCATAGTTGGTGGGATAGTGATCTTAGATTAATTTGGGATCATCGGTCATGATTGAATAGCATAGGGTCGGATCCGATCCTATCAATTCTACTCCGCCTCCGTTAAAACAAACATTCTAAATGCTCCCGTATGGTTTTGGTACTTTCAGatcttgattttgtaaaccaggGTTGCGTGTTCCAATTTTAAAGCTAATATTTTTAATTGTTTTACAAGATTAAATTTCCTTTTGATAATTAAATTGCTCATCTTTATCAAAGTGTACGTGAAGCAGCGGATTCCTCGGTGTTGATCTCGGATAGATTAGTAGTATTCGTCTTTTATCATCATGTGAAGCGACGGATCAGAACGGAACGTAATAATTGTGGCATTTGCAGGCACGCTGTGATTGTCGACGACCATCTGCTTGAAACACGTATGGAAATCTATCAGTCAGCCATGCATGCTCTTCCCCTCCTAAGTCCTAATCTCATCCCATTAAGtatatcacatatatattaagtATGGAACACCTTTAATTTCTCCCAGTTGCAACTAACAAGCCAAACCTCCTCGCTCGCAAAACCACCAGTCTTGAGTCAACGCCTCTAGCTGCAACACCCCTTCTCATTACAAATCCTTTCATTGGCATATAAATAATTAACTTCCCTCACTTTATCGATATCCCAATCTGATCCTGTGTGCAGTCTCTCTTACCCTGTTCTTCATTACGCCATATACATGAGATGAGGAATCCCTGTTGCGATAAGCAAGCACCCAACAGGGGAGCCTGGTCCAAGGAGGAGGACGAGAAGCTCATTAACTACATCGCCATCCATGGCGAAGTCTCCTGGCGTTCGCTCCCCAAGGCCGCAGGTTTATCGATCGTTTGTTAGTAGAGATTGTGATGCAATTACGAATTCAGTTGAATGAACAAATTCCCATGAGTAATATATACAAGCTAGCTTTGTAATTGATTATGATCATTCAGGACTACTTCGATGCGGCAAGAGTTGCAGACTTCGGTGGATCAACTACCTTCGGCCCGACGTCAAGCGGGGGAACTTCCAGGAGGACGAAGAAGACCTCATCATCAAGCTCCATGCATTACTTGGAAACCGGTAATTGTTAAGAGTTGTTGCCAAGGTCTTGGATTCGATCGAACTCCCCTAATACGTGTTTAATATTGACAATTAGGTGGTCGTTGATAGCTGGGAGGTTGCCGGGGAGGACGGACAACGAGGTGAAGAACTACTGGAACTCGCATCTAAGGAAGAAACTGAGAGGAGTGGGCATCGACCCTAACTTCCACCGCGTGACGTCGCCGGGGCTGTTGCAGCGCCGGACGTGGCTGAAAGGCTCAACCGACGGCGACGACACGGAGTGTAGCACGGCCGATGTGGTGGCGATGAATTCTGAGAAAGCTCATCAGTGTAGTAATTATGGCGTGCCTGATCTCAACCTTGACCTGACCATCGCCATGGCTTGTGATCAGAAGAGACCAGGATCTGAACCATTGATCAGTAATACTCAACAGCTCGATGAAGAGTACTCTGGTTCTGCGAAGCCCACGCTGCTTCTATTCCGATGACACTGTATTCCATCGTGCATGCTATGGAGTATTAATTAGATGGATGAAACTACAAACAATAATAtatataggtttaattaaatctATAGAAAATTCTAAGGTTGATTAATTTTAGCTGGCTGTTTTTAATTTGTATCATGTAATTAAGGTGCTACATATAAACATATGCTGTACTAGTTTTGGCTCCTTgtttatttcaaataaattaaagagCATTGTGAGTACTAATTAACCAAAGAATTAGAGAGAAAGAACTAATACATCAAAAGCAATAACCGCGCGATTCTTATTTATCATCCTATATGTATCCATATGAGCAaagtataatttaattaacaGTTGTTTTGTTTGGTCTAATTGTATGATTGAGTCATAAATAAGTTAGATTTATAAGTTTGCCAGTAAAACTTAAGAGTATAAATGATAATTAAGCTGGTCCCAGTTAACGGCAAAGGTAAAAACCATGCAAATATAATACCTGTATTTTGTATGAATATTAAGTACAACTGCATTGTTTGAACGCTAATATATACAAtctctttaaaataaaaatataggttCACATGTCACATACTCATTATATTAATATCTTTCTTTTATTAACATACAGTACTCACATTCATTCTAATATTAAAATACTGATCTAACTATCAattcatttacctttattttgTATACCCAAAATTACTTTttttattgatcctgtccgaaagtcaaaGAGAAGGAAAACTAGGAATATGGTGCTCACGCTGACCTCTTGTGGACTCCGCGCGGATCTGCAACATAGATTACGTCAGTGCCGAGTTAGGGAAGGgatccccggcgttggccctccgatgctcaaatcagtcaccggcgatgaagTGGAAAGCGAAGCAACAAGAAGGTCGTAGCACAAATAGTAAATATCGCATATATACCTTCGTTGatacttggaccccctttatatagagctccggtagcgcgtgtgcacgcttctcaaagttttcctgaaaagacgtgtcagtaaAGTGCTCTTGGCACAACACCTTAACGGGCCTAACATATctttgaagtgacagtggaagcttccaccgtacgatcttgTGGCAACCCATGCCCGGTGTCggcggcaccaactcccaaagggatatcactggatatcatcaggagtgtactgctaggccgagcggattGGTCGCTCGGCCTGAATTCCACCACCCTGGTGCCCCGTCTGGTCGGCCAGAACCTTGCTGTTCCTCTAGTGTG contains:
- the LOC121994193 gene encoding myb-related protein 308-like yields the protein MRNPCCDKQAPNRGAWSKEEDEKLINYIAIHGEVSWRSLPKAAGLLRCGKSCRLRWINYLRPDVKRGNFQEDEEDLIIKLHALLGNRWSLIAGRLPGRTDNEVKNYWNSHLRKKLRGVGIDPNFHRVTSPGLLQRRTWLKGSTDGDDTECSTADVVAMNSEKAHQCSNYGVPDLNLDLTIAMACDQKRPGSEPLISNTQQLDEEYSGSAKPTLLLFR